A portion of the Hymenobacter gelipurpurascens genome contains these proteins:
- a CDS encoding O-methyltransferase — translation MYSSDEAQAYADQHTTPESPLLARLNRETHVQLLHARMLSGHAQGRLLSMLSHMVRPRRVLELGTFTGYSALCLAEGLAESGLMHTVEQNPELETRIRRYIREAGHEDRIRLHIGDARAVVSGLQETWDLVFIDADKINNDTYYELVLPHVRPGGFLLIDNVLWGDKVLPSYPIKPSDKDTHAVRAFNDKVQADARVENVFLPLRDGLLLVRKL, via the coding sequence ATGTACTCCTCCGACGAAGCCCAGGCCTACGCTGACCAGCACACCACGCCCGAAAGCCCGCTGCTAGCCCGCCTCAACCGCGAAACGCATGTGCAGCTGCTTCATGCGCGCATGCTTTCCGGCCACGCCCAGGGCCGCCTGCTGAGCATGCTGAGCCACATGGTTCGGCCGCGCCGGGTGCTGGAGCTGGGTACCTTCACGGGGTACTCGGCATTGTGTCTGGCGGAGGGCTTAGCGGAAAGTGGCCTAATGCACACCGTGGAGCAAAACCCCGAGCTGGAAACCCGCATTCGGCGCTACATCCGGGAGGCGGGTCATGAAGACCGGATTCGGCTGCATATTGGGGATGCCCGCGCCGTAGTGAGTGGCCTACAGGAAACCTGGGACCTGGTATTTATTGATGCCGATAAAATCAACAACGACACCTACTACGAGCTGGTGCTGCCGCACGTGCGGCCCGGTGGCTTCCTGCTGATTGACAACGTGCTGTGGGGTGACAAAGTCCTGCCCTCCTACCCCATCAAGCCTTCGGACAAAGACACTCACGCCGTGCGCGCTTTCAACGACAAGGTGCAGGCCGATGCCCGCGTGGAAAACGTGTTTCTGCCCCTGCGCGACGGATTGCTGCTGGTGCGCAAGCTATAG
- a CDS encoding circadian clock KaiB family protein, with translation MMTEVDPTASPSPAEETWELRLYVAGQTPKSVTALANLKKYCEEFLKGRYQLEVIDLLQNPQLAAGDQILAIPTLVRKVPVPIRKIIGDLSNQERVLVGLDIRAVDGK, from the coding sequence ATGATGACTGAAGTCGACCCTACTGCCTCGCCCTCACCCGCAGAAGAAACCTGGGAGCTGCGCCTATACGTTGCGGGCCAAACCCCCAAATCGGTGACGGCCCTGGCCAACCTGAAGAAATACTGCGAGGAATTTCTGAAAGGCCGCTACCAGCTGGAAGTGATTGACCTGTTGCAAAACCCCCAGCTAGCCGCCGGCGACCAGATTCTGGCCATCCCGACGCTAGTGCGGAAAGTGCCCGTCCCGATCCGTAAAATCATCGGAGACCTGTCGAATCAGGAGCGGGTATTGGTAGGATTGGATATTCGGGCGGTTGATGGGAAATAA
- a CDS encoding sensor histidine kinase, whose protein sequence is MSEKSAELYADLVRKNEELRRQLEEAEELISAIRTGAVDALAVQGADGPQIFTLQSADQGYRTLIEQMNEGALLLSDDATVLYCNACLASWLQYALEEVIGSSFEAFIPAAFHAYWASLLEEGWAGKSRGELPLQTRNALLQPFSLSMNRLQFNDAPVLAVIVTDLSAQQKISHIQALVAEQNEVIDRKNEELELESAARLAVEQAAAEAQRMLEGIPQIAWTASPTGENTYLNRRWVDYAGLNEAVPLAAWLQQCIHPDDISAAETTWRKSLSSEEALEVECRIRNKHGQYRWMLGRALPSRNSENKIIQWIGTYTDIHEHKLAQERIDQAQQQLQENNEQLTRANIDLDNFIYTASHDLKAPINNIEGLLHALLSELPEHSLETDQVQPIVDMMQDSVERFKRTIEHLTEVTKLQKENDQPATLITLASVIEDVSLDLVPLFQASGAVLEVNVQGCPTISFSEKNLRSVVYNLLSNALKYYSTERQSWVRISCHQADEYVVLTVQDNGLGLNMSNSQKLFTMFQRFHDHIEGSGIGLYMVKKIMENAGGRIEVQSELGVGSTFSAYFKR, encoded by the coding sequence ATGAGTGAGAAGTCTGCGGAGCTATATGCTGACTTAGTCAGGAAAAACGAGGAACTACGGCGGCAACTGGAGGAAGCGGAGGAGCTTATTTCCGCTATCCGGACCGGCGCCGTAGATGCCCTGGCCGTTCAGGGAGCCGATGGACCGCAGATTTTTACCCTCCAAAGCGCCGACCAAGGTTACCGCACCCTCATTGAGCAGATGAACGAAGGGGCGCTGCTCCTAAGCGATGATGCTACGGTTCTCTACTGCAATGCCTGCCTGGCCAGCTGGCTGCAGTACGCGCTGGAAGAAGTAATTGGTAGCTCGTTTGAAGCGTTTATTCCGGCTGCTTTTCACGCCTACTGGGCGAGCTTACTGGAAGAAGGCTGGGCTGGCAAAAGCCGCGGCGAGCTGCCGCTACAAACCCGAAATGCATTGTTGCAGCCGTTCTCCTTGTCCATGAACCGCCTGCAGTTTAATGATGCGCCGGTGCTGGCCGTGATTGTTACGGACTTATCGGCGCAACAAAAAATCAGCCACATACAGGCACTGGTAGCGGAGCAAAACGAGGTTATCGACCGCAAAAACGAGGAGCTGGAACTGGAATCAGCGGCCCGCTTGGCCGTAGAGCAGGCCGCCGCGGAAGCGCAGCGTATGCTGGAAGGCATTCCGCAGATAGCCTGGACTGCCAGCCCAACCGGGGAGAATACCTACCTCAACCGGCGGTGGGTTGACTACGCCGGCCTGAACGAGGCGGTACCTCTGGCGGCCTGGTTGCAGCAGTGCATTCATCCGGATGATATCAGCGCCGCAGAGACCACGTGGCGGAAAAGCCTGAGCTCTGAAGAAGCGCTAGAAGTGGAGTGCCGTATCCGCAACAAGCATGGCCAGTACCGCTGGATGCTGGGCCGGGCGCTACCTTCCCGCAACAGCGAAAACAAGATTATTCAGTGGATAGGCACCTACACCGATATCCATGAGCACAAGCTGGCCCAGGAGCGCATCGACCAGGCCCAGCAGCAGCTGCAGGAGAATAATGAGCAGCTCACCCGCGCCAATATCGACCTCGATAACTTTATCTACACTGCTTCTCACGACCTGAAAGCCCCCATCAATAACATTGAGGGCCTGCTGCATGCCCTTCTTTCGGAGCTGCCGGAGCATAGCCTCGAAACCGATCAGGTACAGCCTATAGTGGATATGATGCAGGATTCGGTGGAGCGTTTCAAGCGCACCATAGAGCACCTTACGGAGGTTACAAAACTGCAAAAGGAGAACGACCAGCCCGCGACCCTCATTACCCTGGCTAGCGTCATAGAAGATGTCAGCTTAGATCTGGTACCGCTTTTTCAGGCGTCGGGGGCCGTGCTGGAGGTAAATGTGCAAGGCTGCCCCACCATATCCTTCTCAGAGAAAAACCTACGCAGCGTGGTTTACAATCTGCTGAGCAATGCCCTCAAATATTACTCAACGGAGCGCCAGTCGTGGGTCCGCATCAGCTGCCATCAGGCCGACGAGTACGTGGTGCTAACCGTGCAGGACAATGGCCTAGGCCTCAATATGAGCAATAGCCAGAAGCTGTTTACCATGTTTCAGCGCTTCCACGACCACATAGAAGGCAGCGGCATCGGGCTTTACATGGTGAAGAAAATTATGGAAAATGCCGGCGGGCGGATTGAAGTGCAGAGCGAACTGGGGGTGGGCTCCACCTTCTCCGCTTACTTCAAGCGCTAG
- a CDS encoding YDG/SRA domain-containing protein has translation MPPRVFGHISYYLPGDVFNHRIALSRAGVHRPTRAGISGSAAEGADSIVLADQYEDDVFEEDYLMYAGHGGRDRETGHQVTDQELSPKNQALLKSQATGLPVRVVRKVAHEGNLVYRYEGLYQVVGATFEAGKSGFKVWKFRLVPFPVAPA, from the coding sequence ATGCCTCCTCGCGTTTTTGGTCACATCAGCTATTACTTACCCGGCGACGTGTTCAACCACCGCATAGCCCTGAGTCGGGCCGGGGTGCATAGGCCTACACGGGCGGGCATCAGCGGTTCCGCTGCGGAAGGCGCCGATTCCATTGTACTGGCCGATCAGTATGAAGACGACGTGTTTGAGGAAGATTATTTGATGTATGCCGGCCACGGCGGCCGCGACCGTGAAACCGGCCATCAGGTAACCGACCAGGAGCTGAGCCCGAAAAATCAGGCCCTTCTGAAAAGCCAAGCTACGGGCTTGCCGGTGCGCGTGGTGCGTAAAGTAGCCCACGAAGGCAACTTGGTGTACCGTTACGAAGGCTTATATCAGGTGGTAGGCGCTACTTTTGAGGCCGGAAAGTCTGGGTTCAAGGTCTGGAAGTTCCGGCTCGTTCCCTTTCCTGTGGCTCCCGCGTAG
- a CDS encoding TonB-dependent receptor: MPIRFLFFIALLWASLGAAQAQSSVSGRVLDGTDQSPLIGANVLVRGLSADSVKSGAAADAEGNFSVTGLPAGRYELTVSFLGYQTLQRQLTLAGQPVALGNLTMAPGGVTLKGVEVVGKAAAAVQKGDTAQFNAGSYKTNPDANAQDLITKMPGVVVDPTTGKVQAQGEQVQRVLVDGKEFFGNDPDAVLKNIPAEVIDKIQVYDRASDQAQFTGFDDGNQQKTINIITKPQFRNGQFGRVLAGYGPQDDRYRLSGNLNQFKGKQRLSVVAQSNNVNEQNFGTEDLLGVVGTSRQGGGGQGQRGGGGRAGGGGNQGGGGGNAGDFLVGKQGGISKTHAIGLNYSDTWGTKTDVQGSYFFNLSDNTARTNLLRNYVAQGGSPQDLRYTENSLNTSRNINNRFNLRLDHKFDSLNSVLWRPSLSVQRNTGNSTLDGRTFEALALENQENTLGGNTSSYRSALTGITAGNQLLYRHRFQKRGRTASVGLNTTYNNKDGDNNLLSSTSSVDTTGATQTALLNQFSELTQKGWAWNGNLNYTEPLGQYSQLQAEYRVSYTPNSSDKRTYNFSPGEQRYSILNDTLSSVFDSRYLTNSGGLSYRFQNKDVQWMVGATVQYAQLHSDQEFPRASLTERNFLNVLPNAMVRYNFSKQQNLRVNYQMRTNSPNISQLQEVVNNANPLQLTTGNPNLRQENQHNLNFRYSSAVPEKSTSFFALIGGSYTNNYITNSTIYAAGGPITLDGIVIPAGGQLTRPVNLDQQYSVRSFMNYSLPLAFIKSNLNLNANATYSQTPGLVFNELNYSRTPSAGLGVVLSSNISPELDFTISSNSSQSYVRNSLSTQVNRQYFRQSTALRLNWIVLKGITIQSDVSHQLYTGLGAGYNQNFVLWNASVGKKLGAKQQAEVKLYAYDLLKQNNNITPTTNAAYFETTQTNILQRYLMLMFTYNIRNFGGAGNDALPTDGQRQRPDGPRRGGFGAPGGMGTPPGGGM, encoded by the coding sequence ATGCCTATACGTTTTCTATTTTTCATTGCGCTATTGTGGGCGAGCCTGGGAGCCGCTCAGGCCCAATCATCGGTGAGCGGGCGCGTGCTTGACGGCACGGACCAGTCGCCGCTGATTGGGGCCAACGTGCTGGTGCGCGGCCTCTCCGCCGACTCGGTAAAAAGCGGTGCCGCCGCTGATGCCGAGGGGAATTTCAGCGTGACTGGCCTACCGGCCGGCCGCTACGAGCTCACGGTTTCTTTCCTGGGCTACCAGACCTTGCAGCGCCAGCTTACACTGGCCGGCCAGCCTGTAGCCCTGGGCAACCTGACCATGGCCCCGGGCGGCGTGACCCTGAAGGGCGTGGAAGTGGTGGGCAAAGCCGCGGCGGCCGTGCAGAAAGGCGACACCGCTCAGTTTAACGCTGGCTCCTACAAAACCAACCCCGACGCCAACGCCCAGGACCTTATCACCAAAATGCCCGGCGTGGTAGTAGACCCCACCACCGGCAAGGTGCAGGCCCAGGGCGAGCAGGTGCAGCGCGTATTGGTAGACGGGAAAGAGTTTTTCGGCAACGACCCCGATGCTGTGCTCAAGAATATTCCGGCCGAGGTAATTGATAAGATTCAGGTGTATGACCGCGCCTCCGATCAGGCTCAGTTTACGGGCTTCGACGATGGCAACCAGCAGAAAACCATCAATATCATCACGAAGCCCCAGTTCCGCAACGGCCAGTTTGGGCGGGTACTGGCTGGCTACGGCCCCCAGGACGACCGGTACCGCCTCAGCGGCAACCTCAACCAGTTTAAGGGCAAGCAGCGCCTCTCGGTGGTGGCGCAAAGCAACAACGTGAACGAGCAGAACTTCGGAACCGAGGATTTGCTAGGCGTAGTGGGCACTTCGCGCCAGGGCGGCGGTGGCCAGGGCCAGCGAGGCGGCGGTGGCCGGGCCGGCGGCGGTGGTAACCAGGGCGGCGGCGGCGGCAATGCCGGCGACTTTCTGGTGGGCAAACAGGGCGGTATCTCTAAAACTCACGCCATCGGTCTGAACTACTCCGACACCTGGGGCACCAAAACCGACGTGCAGGGCAGCTACTTCTTCAACCTAAGCGACAATACGGCCCGCACCAACTTGCTGCGCAACTACGTGGCACAAGGTGGCTCTCCGCAGGATTTGCGCTACACGGAGAACTCCCTGAATACGAGCCGCAACATCAACAACCGCTTCAATCTGCGCCTCGACCACAAGTTTGACTCGTTGAACTCTGTTCTGTGGCGGCCGAGCCTTTCGGTGCAGCGCAACACCGGAAACAGCACCTTGGATGGCCGCACCTTTGAGGCGCTGGCGCTTGAAAATCAGGAAAACACCTTGGGCGGCAACACCAGCAGCTACCGTTCGGCCCTCACGGGCATCACGGCCGGCAACCAGCTGCTCTACCGCCACCGCTTTCAGAAGCGCGGACGCACGGCATCGGTAGGCCTCAACACTACCTATAATAACAAGGACGGCGACAATAACCTGCTGTCTTCAACCTCCTCAGTAGATACTACGGGGGCTACGCAAACCGCGCTACTAAACCAATTTTCGGAGCTGACGCAGAAGGGCTGGGCCTGGAACGGCAACCTGAACTATACGGAGCCGCTAGGCCAGTATAGCCAGCTGCAGGCGGAATATCGGGTGTCGTACACGCCTAATAGCTCCGATAAAAGAACCTACAACTTCTCGCCGGGCGAGCAGCGGTATTCCATCCTCAACGATACACTCAGCAGCGTGTTCGACAGCCGCTACCTGACCAACTCCGGTGGCCTGAGCTACCGCTTCCAGAACAAAGACGTGCAGTGGATGGTAGGCGCTACGGTGCAATACGCCCAGCTCCACAGCGACCAGGAGTTTCCGCGGGCGTCTCTGACGGAGCGCAACTTCCTGAACGTGCTGCCCAACGCCATGGTGCGCTACAATTTCTCGAAGCAGCAAAACCTGCGCGTGAACTATCAGATGCGCACCAACTCCCCCAACATCAGCCAACTGCAGGAGGTAGTGAACAATGCCAACCCGCTGCAGTTGACCACCGGCAACCCCAACCTCCGACAGGAAAACCAGCACAACCTGAACTTCCGCTACTCCTCTGCGGTGCCGGAGAAATCCACATCCTTCTTTGCCCTGATTGGCGGCTCTTACACCAATAACTACATCACCAACAGCACCATCTATGCCGCTGGCGGCCCGATTACGCTGGATGGCATTGTGATTCCGGCGGGCGGCCAGCTCACGCGACCCGTCAACTTGGATCAGCAGTATTCGGTGCGCTCGTTCATGAACTACAGCCTGCCACTGGCCTTTATCAAATCAAACCTGAACCTGAACGCCAACGCCACTTACTCCCAGACACCAGGCTTGGTGTTCAATGAGTTGAACTACAGCCGCACGCCCAGCGCGGGTTTGGGCGTGGTGCTTAGCAGTAACATCAGTCCGGAGCTGGATTTCACTATTTCCTCCAACTCCAGCCAGAGCTACGTGCGCAACAGCCTCTCTACGCAGGTAAACCGCCAATACTTCCGCCAGAGCACGGCCCTGCGCCTCAACTGGATTGTGCTGAAGGGCATCACGATTCAGTCGGATGTCAGCCACCAGCTCTACACTGGCCTAGGCGCGGGCTACAATCAGAACTTTGTGCTCTGGAATGCCTCTGTGGGCAAAAAGCTGGGTGCCAAGCAGCAGGCTGAGGTGAAACTCTACGCCTACGACCTGTTGAAACAGAACAACAACATTACGCCCACCACCAATGCAGCGTACTTCGAAACCACCCAAACCAATATTCTGCAGCGGTATCTGATGCTGATGTTTACCTACAACATCCGCAACTTCGGGGGCGCCGGCAACGATGCCCTGCCCACTGACGGACAGCGCCAGCGCCCTGACGGGCCACGCCGTGGTGGCTTTGGCGCGCCGGGCGGCATGGGCACCCCTCCCGGTGGCGGCATGTAG
- a CDS encoding M16 family metallopeptidase gives MSEYDLYELPNGIRVLHKTVPHTKIAHCGFLLDIGSRDEKPAQQGLAHFWEHMAFKGTEKRKSFHILNRLETVGGELNAYTTKEKICFYASLLSTHFERAFELLTDLTFHSVFPEKEIEKERGVILEEMSMYHDAPEDAIVDDFDEVVFGNHSLGHNILGTRESVSSFQQEDFFKFLGENVRTDRLVFSSVSNLPFSEVKRLAHKYLAPLPAKLGARPRTPFGAYQRLDRTERKPITQAHCLIGGPAYALEDECRIPFFLLNNLLGGPGMNSRLNLAVREKYGLVYTIDSSYSPYTDSGLFGIYFGTEKKQVNRTISLVHKELKRLREQALGTAQLHTSKEQLMGQLAMAEESNSGLMQLLAKSTLDLGRVESINEIFDRVRRITSSELLELANEVLHEDRLSTLQYLPE, from the coding sequence ATGTCTGAATACGACCTGTACGAGTTGCCCAACGGCATCCGGGTTCTGCATAAAACCGTTCCGCATACCAAAATCGCGCATTGTGGCTTCCTGCTGGATATTGGCTCCCGCGACGAAAAGCCCGCCCAGCAGGGCCTGGCTCACTTCTGGGAGCATATGGCCTTTAAGGGCACCGAAAAGCGCAAGAGCTTTCACATCCTCAACCGCCTCGAAACCGTAGGCGGCGAGCTGAACGCGTACACCACCAAGGAGAAAATCTGTTTCTACGCCTCGCTGCTCAGCACGCACTTTGAGCGGGCTTTCGAGCTGCTCACCGACCTCACGTTTCATTCCGTGTTTCCGGAAAAGGAAATAGAGAAGGAGCGCGGCGTAATTCTGGAAGAAATGTCGATGTACCACGACGCGCCTGAAGACGCTATTGTGGACGATTTCGACGAGGTAGTGTTCGGCAACCACTCGCTAGGCCACAACATATTGGGCACGCGCGAAAGTGTGAGCAGTTTCCAGCAGGAAGACTTTTTCAAGTTCCTGGGCGAAAACGTGCGCACCGACCGGCTGGTGTTTAGCTCCGTGAGCAACCTGCCGTTTTCGGAAGTGAAGCGCCTGGCCCATAAATACCTGGCGCCGCTGCCCGCCAAGCTGGGCGCGCGGCCGCGCACGCCGTTTGGGGCCTATCAGCGCCTGGACCGTACGGAGCGCAAACCCATCACGCAGGCCCATTGCCTTATCGGCGGCCCGGCCTACGCTTTGGAAGACGAGTGCCGGATTCCGTTTTTCCTGCTCAACAATCTGCTCGGTGGCCCGGGCATGAACTCGCGCCTCAACCTAGCCGTGCGCGAAAAGTACGGCCTCGTGTACACCATCGACTCCAGCTACTCACCCTACACCGATTCCGGCCTGTTCGGCATCTATTTTGGTACCGAGAAAAAGCAAGTAAACCGCACTATCTCACTGGTACACAAGGAACTCAAGCGCCTGCGTGAGCAAGCGCTGGGCACAGCGCAGCTGCATACCTCCAAGGAGCAGCTCATGGGCCAGTTGGCCATGGCCGAGGAAAGCAACAGCGGCCTGATGCAGCTGCTGGCCAAAAGCACCCTTGACCTGGGCCGGGTAGAGTCCATCAATGAAATCTTTGACCGGGTGCGCCGCATCACGTCGTCGGAGCTGCTGGAGCTGGCCAACGAGGTGCTGCACGAAGACCGTCTGAGCACCTTGCAGTACCTGCCAGAGTAG
- a CDS encoding circadian clock KaiB family protein, whose translation MGNNFTPVATGEEETPAEYIFHLYITGATPNSTRAVRNIKEICELHLKGRYELLIMDIYQQPELAMQDQIVAAPTLIKKLPLPARRLIGDLSERTRVLAALGLPELPPSPQP comes from the coding sequence ATGGGAAATAACTTTACCCCAGTAGCCACTGGGGAGGAGGAGACGCCAGCTGAGTATATATTTCATTTATATATTACAGGAGCCACTCCCAACTCTACCAGGGCAGTTCGTAACATCAAAGAAATTTGTGAGTTGCACCTGAAAGGGCGTTACGAGTTGCTTATCATGGATATCTATCAACAACCCGAGCTAGCCATGCAGGACCAGATTGTGGCGGCGCCCACGCTCATCAAGAAATTGCCGTTGCCTGCCCGGCGCCTGATCGGTGACCTCTCGGAGCGGACACGGGTATTGGCGGCCCTTGGTTTGCCAGAACTGCCCCCTTCGCCACAACCATGA
- the kaiC gene encoding circadian clock protein KaiC, whose translation MLKNNPSSAISLPRLPKALTGIDGLDEITEGGLPLGRPTLVCGSAGCGKTLMGVEFLVRGITEFDEPGVLMAFEETAEELAANVTSLGFDLLGLQEAGKLRLDHVHIDRSEIEETGEYDLEGLFIRLGYAIDSIGAKRVVLDTIEALFSGFPNQAILRSEIRRLFRWLKDKGVTTIITAERGDGTLTRQGLEEYVSDCVILLDNRVIDQITTRRLRIVKYRGSTHGTNEYPYLITQEGISVVPVTSLKLAHEVSDELVSTGVPALDEMFGLKGFYRGSSVLITGTAGTAKTTLGAAFANEICQKGGRCLFFAFEESPQQLVRNMASVGMDLNPWLDQGLLQIEASRPTLNGLEKHLVTIHKLISVHKPDAVVIDPISNLITVGNIAEVRNMLTRLIDFLKVNNITAVFTSLISGRNIQQEMTEEGVSSLVDTWISVRDLEGIGERNRGISILKARGMAHSNQVREFIVTNHGIQLLDVVIGPEGIVTGASRLTQQLQEQAQALAIQQELERKDRELARKRLVLEATIANLRTEFESVEDELRKISYEEQNRQQLLSAGRKQVAGTTGTGQEHAAPTAE comes from the coding sequence ATGCTTAAGAACAATCCTTCTTCCGCTATCAGCCTTCCCCGGTTGCCCAAAGCCCTGACGGGTATTGATGGGCTAGATGAAATTACGGAAGGCGGCCTGCCACTAGGACGCCCTACGTTGGTGTGTGGCAGCGCGGGCTGCGGCAAAACGCTTATGGGGGTGGAGTTTCTGGTGCGCGGCATCACGGAGTTCGATGAGCCGGGTGTGCTGATGGCCTTCGAGGAAACCGCCGAAGAGCTGGCCGCCAACGTCACGTCCCTGGGCTTCGATCTGCTAGGCCTGCAGGAAGCCGGCAAGCTCCGCCTCGACCACGTGCACATCGACCGCTCTGAGATTGAAGAAACCGGCGAGTACGACCTCGAAGGCTTGTTCATCCGGCTGGGCTACGCTATTGACTCCATTGGAGCTAAGCGCGTGGTACTGGATACTATTGAGGCACTATTCTCGGGCTTTCCCAACCAGGCTATCCTGCGTTCCGAAATCCGGCGCCTGTTCCGTTGGCTGAAGGATAAAGGCGTGACCACCATCATCACGGCGGAGCGCGGCGACGGCACCCTTACGCGCCAGGGGCTGGAAGAATATGTATCGGACTGCGTGATTCTGCTGGATAACCGTGTGATTGACCAAATCACGACCCGCCGGCTGCGCATTGTAAAGTACCGCGGCAGCACCCACGGCACCAACGAATACCCCTACCTCATTACGCAGGAAGGCATTTCCGTGGTGCCCGTTACGTCTCTCAAGCTGGCCCACGAGGTTTCCGACGAGCTAGTTTCTACGGGGGTGCCCGCCCTCGATGAAATGTTTGGGCTCAAGGGCTTCTACCGGGGCAGCAGCGTGCTTATAACGGGCACCGCAGGCACGGCCAAAACCACACTTGGGGCAGCGTTTGCCAACGAAATCTGCCAGAAAGGGGGGCGCTGTCTGTTCTTCGCCTTCGAGGAGTCGCCGCAGCAACTGGTGCGCAACATGGCCTCCGTAGGCATGGACCTCAATCCGTGGCTAGATCAAGGCCTGCTCCAGATTGAAGCGTCGCGGCCTACGCTCAATGGCCTGGAAAAGCACTTGGTAACCATCCATAAGCTCATCAGTGTACATAAGCCCGATGCGGTAGTAATCGACCCCATCAGCAACCTCATCACGGTGGGCAACATTGCGGAGGTCCGCAACATGCTCACCCGCCTGATAGACTTTCTGAAGGTAAATAACATCACGGCCGTGTTCACCTCCCTGATCAGTGGCCGCAACATTCAGCAGGAGATGACCGAGGAAGGCGTTTCGTCGCTGGTGGATACTTGGATAAGTGTGCGCGACCTGGAGGGGATTGGAGAGCGAAACCGCGGCATCAGTATTCTGAAGGCGCGCGGTATGGCCCACTCCAACCAAGTGCGTGAGTTTATCGTTACGAACCACGGCATTCAGCTGCTAGATGTCGTGATTGGTCCCGAAGGCATTGTCACGGGCGCCAGCCGCCTCACGCAACAGCTGCAGGAGCAGGCTCAGGCCTTGGCAATTCAGCAGGAGCTGGAGCGCAAAGACCGGGAGCTGGCCCGCAAGCGCCTGGTGCTGGAGGCCACTATCGCCAACCTACGCACCGAGTTTGAATCGGTGGAAGATGAACTCCGCAAAATCAGCTACGAAGAGCAAAACCGCCAGCAACTGCTGAGTGCCGGCCGAAAGCAGGTAGCCGGAACCACCGGCACCGGACAAGAGCACGCAGCCCCCACTGCCGAATAA